From the genome of Globicephala melas chromosome 11, mGloMel1.2, whole genome shotgun sequence, one region includes:
- the BTN3A3 gene encoding butyrophilin subfamily 3 member A3 isoform X2, with protein MKMAPSLDFRLPHLLVCIILVQLLTSCSALGSDLHIEMKGHEDGGIHLGCTSTSWYPQPQIQWRDAKGQNMPAVETPPATDGAGLYAVTSSLTVKSSSGEGVSCIIRNPLLNQEKTAQISIADPFFRRAQLWIAVFAGTLPVCLLLLAGAGYFLWLQRKEKEALFMEKERAEEEKETARAEKEQEQRIKETLEYELKWRKIQYMARGKKSQAYPEWKKALFQAADVILDPNTANPILLVSDDQRSLQRADKRQNLPDNPKRFDWHYCVLGCKSFTSGRHYWEVEVGDRKEWHVGVCRENVERKRWIKMTPENGFWTMGLSDGNDYRALTDPRTKLTIANPPQKVGIFLDYETGEVSFYNAADGSHVYTFPHTSFSGPLWPVFRILTLEPTALTICPALTGVGRSSVPDLEPDLSLETPVALDSADENGEPQAEVTSLLLPAQPEAEGLFPTSNKSQP; from the exons CTCTGGGTTCAGATCTTCACATTGAAATGAAGGGCCATGAGGATGGAGGGATCCACCTGGGGTGCACATCCACCAGCTGGTATCCCCAGCCCCAAATACAGTGGAGAGATGCCAAGGGCCAGAACATGCCAGCTGTGGAAACACCTCCAGCTACAGATGGAGCGGGCCTGTATGCAGTCACATCATCTCTAACGGTGAAAAGCAGCTCTGGAGAAGGGGTGTCCTGTATCATCAGAAATCCCCTCCTCAACCAGGAAAAGACAGCCCAGATTTCCATTGCAG ATCCCTTCTTCAGAAGGGCCCAGCTCTGGATCGCTGTCTTCGCGGGGACGCTGCCTGTCTGTCTGCTGCTCCTCGCAGGGGCTGGTTACTTCCTGTGGctacagaggaaagaaaaggaggctctattcatggagaaagagagagcagaagaggaaaaagaaacagcacgGGCAGAAAAAGAGCAGGAACAAAGAATAAAAG aGACACTCGAGTATGAACTCA AGTGGAGAAAGATCCAGTACATGGCTC GTGGGAAGAAGTCTCAGGCCTATCCTG AGTGGAAGAAGGCCCTCTTCCAAGCTG CGGATGTGATATTGGATCCGAACACAGCAAACCCCATCCTGCTTGTTTCTGATGACCAGAGGAGCTTGCAGCGAGCAGACAAACGACAGAATCTGCCAGACAACCCCAAGAGATTTGATTGGCATTACTGTGTGCTTGGCTGCAAGAGCTTCACGTCAGGGAGACACTACTGGGAGGTCGAGGTTGGGGACAGGAAAGAGTGGCACGTCGGGGTGTGCAGGGAGAACGTGGAGAGAAAACGTTGGATTAAAATGACACCCGAGAATGGCTTCTGGACTATGGGGCTGTCTGATGGGAATGACTATCGGGCTCTCACTGACCCCCGGACCAAACTGACAATTGCCAACCCTCCTCAAAAAGTGGGGATTTTCCTGGACTACGAGACTGGTGAGGTCTCCTTCTACAACGCCGCAGATGGATCGCATGTGTACACCTTCCCGCACAcctccttctctgggcctctgtggcCCGTTTTCAGGATTTTGACCTTGGAGCCCACTGCCTTGACCATTTGCCCAGCATTGACAGGAGTGGGGCGTTCCAGTGTTCCTGACCTAGAGCCTGACCTTTCTCTGGAGACCCCCGTGGCCCTGGACTCAGCTGATGAGAATGGGGAGCCTCAGGCTGAAGTAACGTCCTTGCTTCTCCCTGCCCAGCCTGAAGCCGAGGGCCTCTTCCCTACCAGCAACAAATCACAACCGTAA